One genomic segment of Buchnera aphidicola (Anoecia oenotherae) includes these proteins:
- the zwf gene encoding glucose-6-phosphate dehydrogenase: MVYSPIELYDIVIFGAKGDLVRRKLIPALYNLESKQHIHENTRIIAVGRAKWSSREYCDMILKNLITFLSKKIDYSIFNKFKSRFVFCNLDVSDHAKFFYLKDIIKKKNSRCIYYLAMPHYTFSNVCLGLKKFNLNDCNSRVVVEKPIGISLETSKLINNVLGTYFRENQIFRIDHYLGKETVLNLLSFRFANLFIYNNWNKSAIDSVQVTLSEEIGLEGRVDFFNSTGQTRDMVQSHLLQLLTLITMSKPYAVNADIIRDEKVKILKSLKPITKNNVKDNIVLGQYHSGFINKKPVKSYLNDLGNDNIVSDTETFIAIKVEVDNEQWNGVPFYIRTGKRLLKKCSEIIVNFKNDSNNIFNKILSSRSSNQLIITLQPNEGLKINIFNRKPGVYDSNNLVTNSLNFSYKKSNETFLNDYERLFLEVIRGNQSLFVRRDEVELAWNWIDSMMYAWKDVNMKPILYQSGTWGPDNSDLLLNKDGRYWYNN; the protein is encoded by the coding sequence ATGGTTTACAGTCCAATAGAATTATATGATATTGTTATTTTTGGAGCTAAAGGTGATTTAGTTAGAAGAAAATTAATTCCTGCATTATACAATTTAGAATCTAAACAACATATACATGAAAATACTCGAATTATTGCTGTAGGAAGAGCAAAATGGAGCAGTCGTGAATATTGTGATATGATATTAAAAAATTTAATAACTTTTTTATCGAAAAAAATAGACTATTCAATATTTAATAAATTTAAATCTAGATTTGTTTTTTGTAATTTAGATGTTTCTGATCATGCTAAATTTTTTTATTTAAAAGATATAATAAAAAAAAAAAATAGTAGATGTATTTATTATTTAGCTATGCCACATTATACGTTTAGTAACGTTTGTTTAGGATTAAAAAAGTTTAATCTTAATGATTGTAATTCTAGAGTTGTAGTTGAAAAACCTATAGGAATTTCTTTAGAAACATCTAAGCTAATAAATAATGTATTAGGAACATATTTTAGAGAAAATCAAATTTTTAGAATAGATCATTATCTTGGAAAGGAAACTGTTTTAAACCTACTTTCTTTTAGATTTGCAAATCTTTTTATTTACAATAACTGGAATAAATCAGCGATTGATAGTGTGCAAGTTACCTTATCAGAAGAAATTGGATTAGAGGGAAGGGTTGACTTTTTTAATAGCACTGGTCAAACACGTGATATGGTTCAAAGTCATTTACTTCAGTTATTAACTCTTATCACTATGTCTAAACCATATGCTGTAAATGCAGATATAATTAGAGATGAAAAAGTAAAAATATTAAAAAGTTTAAAACCAATTACTAAAAATAACGTTAAAGATAATATTGTTCTTGGACAATATCATTCTGGTTTCATCAATAAAAAACCGGTTAAATCATATTTAAATGATTTAGGGAATGACAATATTGTTAGTGATACTGAAACATTTATTGCAATAAAAGTAGAAGTTGATAATGAACAATGGAATGGAGTACCGTTTTATATTAGAACAGGAAAAAGATTATTAAAAAAATGTTCGGAAATAATAGTCAACTTTAAAAATGATTCTAATAATATTTTCAATAAGATACTATCTAGTAGATCTAGTAATCAATTAATTATTACTTTACAACCTAATGAAGGATTAAAAATTAATATTTTTAATAGAAAACCAGGTGTATATGATTCAAACAATTTAGTCACTAACTCTTTAAATTTTAGTTATAAAAAAAGTAATGAAACATTTTTAAACGATTATGAAAGGTTATTTTTAGAAGTTATAAGAGGAAATCAATCTTTGTTTGTACGTCGAGATGAAGTAGAATTAGCATGGAATTGGATAGATTCCATGATGTACGCATGGAAAGATGTAAATATGAAACCAATTTTATATCAATCAGGAACTTGGGGTCCTGATAATTCTGATC
- the pyk gene encoding pyruvate kinase: MMKCIRRTKIVATLGPSTDKKDNLKKIIKSGVNVLRLNFSHGNSKEHQYRVKQAKLIMQEMGCYLSILGDLQGPKIRIGIFENNKIFLKKGNNFILDYNYSKYNGNEKIVQVEYSKLSEEVKKNDILLLDDGKIKLKVLNTELSKVFTEVLIGGVLSNKKGINKLGGGLSADCLTKKDEKDIILAANLGVDYLAISFPRCSEDLLRTKLLLKKAGSRAKVIAKIERAEVVFNQNIIDEIINNSDAIMVARGDLGVEISDPELAGVQKKLIKRTRQLNKIVITATQMMESMITNSVPTRAEVMDVANAVLDGTDAVMLSAETASGKNPVETVISMSKICQGAEKIPVLNTSKHRLNTKFNSIKEAIAMSSMYTASHLTGVSSIINLTHSKKIAIIASRITSKLPIFSLTNKVRDLNLMALYRGVIPIFFKKINNEVNEENQAIAFLLSKNLIVTGSLVVIIALEKNNNFKKIYYSKIVKVSI; the protein is encoded by the coding sequence ATTATGAAATGTATTAGAAGAACAAAAATTGTCGCAACATTAGGTCCTTCTACAGATAAAAAAGATAATTTGAAAAAAATTATTAAAAGTGGTGTTAATGTATTACGTTTAAACTTTTCCCATGGTAATAGTAAAGAACATCAATATAGAGTAAAACAAGCTAAATTAATTATGCAAGAAATGGGATGTTATTTATCAATATTAGGTGACTTACAAGGTCCAAAAATTAGAATAGGAATATTTGAAAATAACAAAATTTTTTTAAAAAAAGGAAATAACTTTATTTTAGATTATAATTATTCAAAATATAATGGGAATGAAAAAATAGTTCAAGTTGAATACTCTAAATTATCTGAAGAAGTGAAAAAAAATGATATCCTTTTATTGGACGATGGAAAAATAAAGTTAAAAGTATTAAATACAGAATTATCTAAAGTATTTACCGAAGTATTAATAGGTGGAGTTCTCTCTAACAAAAAAGGAATTAATAAACTAGGAGGCGGATTATCCGCTGATTGTCTGACAAAAAAAGATGAAAAAGATATTATATTAGCGGCTAACTTAGGAGTAGATTATTTAGCAATTTCTTTCCCTAGATGTTCTGAAGATCTTTTACGCACAAAATTATTACTAAAAAAAGCAGGAAGTCGTGCAAAAGTTATCGCAAAAATAGAAAGAGCAGAAGTAGTTTTTAACCAAAATATCATAGATGAAATAATAAATAACTCGGATGCTATTATGGTAGCTCGAGGAGATTTAGGTGTAGAAATCAGCGATCCAGAATTAGCAGGAGTACAAAAAAAACTAATAAAAAGAACTCGTCAATTAAACAAAATTGTGATTACAGCTACCCAAATGATGGAATCCATGATTACCAATTCTGTTCCTACAAGAGCAGAAGTAATGGATGTGGCTAACGCAGTCTTAGATGGAACTGACGCAGTCATGTTATCAGCTGAAACTGCTTCTGGAAAGAATCCAGTAGAAACTGTAATTTCTATGTCTAAAATATGTCAAGGAGCAGAAAAAATACCTGTTTTAAACACTTCAAAACATCGTTTAAATACGAAATTTAATTCTATAAAAGAAGCTATAGCTATGTCATCAATGTATACTGCTAGTCACTTAACAGGAGTATCGTCTATTATTAATCTTACACATTCAAAAAAAATAGCTATCATAGCTTCTAGAATAACGTCTAAATTGCCTATCTTTTCGTTAACTAATAAAGTACGAGATTTAAATTTAATGGCATTATATAGAGGTGTTATTCCCATATTTTTTAAAAAAATAAATAATGAAGTAAATGAAGAAAATCAAGCCATTGCATTTTTACTATCTAAAAATCTAATAGTTACAGGAAGTCTAGTAGTTATTATTGCATTAGAAAAAAACAATAATTTTAAAAAAATTTATTATTCTAAAATTGTAAAAGTATCAATATAA
- the infA gene encoding translation initiation factor IF-1: MHKEDNVEMQGTVIDTLPNTMFRVKLENGHIIIAHISGKMRKNYIRILTGDKVTVELTPYDISKGRIIFRSR; the protein is encoded by the coding sequence ATGCATAAAGAAGATAATGTAGAAATGCAAGGAACTGTAATTGATACTTTACCTAATACTATGTTCCGAGTAAAACTAGAAAATGGGCATATTATTATTGCTCATATATCAGGAAAAATGAGAAAAAATTACATTAGAATTCTTACTGGAGACAAAGTTACTGTAGAATTGACTCCATATGATATTTCTAAAGGAAGAATAATTTTTAGAAGTAGATAA
- the lolA gene encoding outer membrane lipoprotein chaperone LolA: MNKIFLFIFAVLLSVSSIAFDKQLDLENRLNHLKNIFLEFKQKIIDKDGKQIFDAQGKLWIKDKTTFYIHIDSPSPVKVISNGKTVWHFNIKDRSVTVLPFEHMKKNVQILSMLNDPSFLKAIVNKHKNNAFNMILSEKFLPYKKININITEEGIIKRAEFIDDTGERIIFEFRSQNKWDVEPDKFNFVIPERTEVNDLRLSNSSNS, translated from the coding sequence ATGAATAAAATATTCTTATTTATCTTTGCAGTATTATTATCAGTATCTTCAATAGCATTCGATAAACAATTAGATCTAGAAAATCGATTAAATCATTTAAAAAATATATTTTTAGAATTTAAACAAAAAATAATAGATAAAGATGGAAAACAAATTTTTGATGCTCAAGGAAAACTTTGGATTAAAGACAAAACTACTTTTTATATTCATATAGATTCTCCTAGTCCTGTAAAAGTCATATCTAATGGAAAAACTGTATGGCATTTTAATATAAAAGATCGTTCTGTAACTGTTCTTCCATTTGAACATATGAAAAAGAATGTACAAATTCTATCTATGCTAAATGATCCATCATTTCTAAAAGCAATAGTAAACAAACATAAAAACAACGCATTTAATATGATTCTAAGTGAAAAATTTTTACCTTATAAGAAAATTAATATAAATATCACAGAAGAAGGAATTATTAAAAGAGCTGAGTTCATAGATGATACTGGTGAAAGAATTATATTTGAGTTCCGAAGCCAAAACAAATGGGATGTAGAACCAGATAAATTTAATTTTGTAATTCCAGAAAGAACTGAAGTTAATGATCTGAGACTAAGCAATTCAAGTAATAGTTAA
- the aspS gene encoding aspartate--tRNA ligase, whose amino-acid sequence MRTKYCGDLCLTDIDTSVILCGWVDKIRNFGSFLFLDLRDNRGIVQIFIDKKNKNLYKEFSILKNEYCIKVHGIVKKRLDKNINLNLNTGKVEVLAKKIYLFNKSQSFPLDYNHTHSEETRFLFRYLDLRNKKNINIFKIRSKIVFILHYFLQRNKFINVETPILTKVMTEGSRNYLVASRIHIDKFYALSQSPQIYKQLLMISGFDRYYQITKCFRDEDLRSDRQPEFTQLDVEMSFMDIKKVRLIMEKMIRNLWKKVLKIRLDKFPVITFNSAIEKYGSDKPDLRNPLLLINLTFLLKKNKKFRLFFNIKEVKNYKIVGLCVSHEKYFSRKRIEKYNLLVAKFTKSQLIYIQIINIKLGLNGIKSSHKNLLDIVILQKIINETKAKNGDIVFLMIEQCALVSSIFGILRKQIGEELNLIDKKDWKPVWIIDFPLFNKDVENNLVPTHHPFTSFKNTKKNLELLDSCPEKVISEAYDLVINGYEAGGGSVRINSAYIQDKIFNLIGMSRKIKKEQFGFFLKALDFGTPPHAGMAFGLDRIIMLMTKSKNIKDVIAFPKTTSSYCLTTGAPNKII is encoded by the coding sequence ATGCGTACAAAATATTGTGGAGATCTATGTTTAACAGATATAGATACATCAGTTATCTTATGTGGATGGGTTGATAAAATTAGAAATTTTGGAAGTTTTTTATTTTTAGATTTAAGGGACAATAGAGGAATAGTTCAAATTTTTATAGATAAGAAAAATAAAAATTTATATAAAGAATTTTCTATTTTAAAAAATGAATATTGTATTAAAGTTCATGGTATTGTTAAAAAAAGATTAGATAAAAACATTAATTTAAATTTAAATACTGGAAAAGTAGAAGTATTAGCAAAAAAAATATACTTATTTAATAAATCTCAGTCATTTCCTTTAGATTATAATCATACACATAGCGAAGAAACACGATTTTTATTTCGGTATTTAGATTTAAGAAATAAAAAAAATATTAATATTTTTAAAATTAGAAGTAAAATAGTATTTATACTACACTATTTTTTACAAAGAAATAAATTTATAAATGTAGAAACGCCTATTTTGACAAAAGTAATGACTGAAGGATCAAGAAACTATTTAGTGGCTAGTAGAATACATATTGATAAATTTTATGCCTTATCACAATCTCCTCAGATATATAAACAACTTCTTATGATATCAGGTTTTGATCGTTATTATCAGATAACTAAATGTTTTAGAGATGAAGATTTACGTTCAGATCGTCAACCAGAATTTACTCAATTAGATGTAGAAATGTCATTTATGGACATTAAAAAAGTTCGTTTAATTATGGAAAAAATGATTCGGAATTTATGGAAAAAAGTTTTAAAAATTCGGTTAGACAAATTTCCGGTGATAACTTTTAATAGTGCAATAGAAAAATACGGTTCTGATAAACCAGATTTAAGAAATCCATTATTATTAATAAATTTAACTTTTTTATTAAAAAAAAATAAAAAATTTCGTTTATTTTTTAATATAAAAGAGGTAAAAAATTATAAAATAGTTGGACTTTGTGTTTCACATGAAAAATATTTTAGTAGAAAAAGAATAGAAAAATATAATTTATTAGTTGCTAAATTTACTAAATCACAATTAATTTATATACAAATCATTAATATAAAATTAGGATTAAATGGCATTAAAAGTTCTCATAAGAATTTACTAGATATTGTAATTTTACAAAAGATAATTAATGAAACAAAGGCAAAAAATGGAGATATTGTATTTTTAATGATAGAGCAATGTGCTTTAGTTAGTTCTATTTTTGGAATTTTAAGAAAACAAATTGGTGAAGAGTTAAATTTAATAGATAAAAAAGATTGGAAGCCAGTTTGGATTATAGATTTTCCATTATTTAACAAAGATGTTGAAAATAATTTAGTTCCTACACATCATCCATTTACTTCTTTTAAAAATACTAAAAAAAATTTAGAATTATTAGATTCTTGTCCTGAAAAAGTTATTTCTGAAGCTTATGATTTAGTAATAAATGGATATGAAGCTGGAGGTGGTTCTGTTAGAATAAATAGTGCGTATATACAAGATAAAATCTTTAATCTTATAGGAATGTCAAGAAAAATAAAAAAAGAACAATTTGGGTTTTTTTTAAAAGCTTTAGATTTCGGAACACCTCCTCATGCAGGAATGGCTTTTGGTTTAGATAGAATTATAATGTTGATGACAAAATCAAAAAATATAAAAGATGTTATTGCATTTCCTAAGACAACTTCTTCTTATTGTTTAACAACAGGTGCACCTAATAAAATCATTTAG
- the serS gene encoding serine--tRNA ligase, which produces MLDPILFRIQPELIKKKLKTRGFNLDIHRINTLESKRKILQLYTENLQKNRNHISKLIGKFKLLSKKNSHLKKKVVNINNNIQHNKKNLSLLKRMILQFYLNIPNIPHKDTPIGKNNTNNHEISKWGDKYKKTNILFKNHIQLGNNVFGFDSNPNLNISGSQFIIMKNKIALLHRALGQFMLDLHTIKHGYSETYIPYIVNSDCLYGTGQLPKFKEELFHIYSKNKKNLEYSLIPTSEVPLINLFKNKLINKNDLPILLTAYSPCFRSENYSYGQNTKGLIRTHQFEKVEIIQIVHPKKSSLALENITHHAEKVLKLLKLPYRKVLLCSQDLGFSASKTYDLEVWFPSMDKYIEVSSCSNMLDFQSRRINLKYSRKKNHKNKFLHTLNASGLAVGRTLAAIIENYQHADGKIEIPTILQKKYMNGLKFIQ; this is translated from the coding sequence ATGTTAGATCCAATCTTATTTCGTATTCAACCTGAATTAATAAAAAAAAAACTAAAAACTCGTGGATTTAATTTAGACATACATAGAATAAACACGTTAGAATCTAAAAGAAAAATTCTTCAATTATACACTGAAAACCTTCAAAAAAACCGAAATCATATATCAAAATTAATTGGAAAATTTAAATTACTATCTAAAAAAAATTCGCATTTGAAAAAAAAAGTAGTAAATATTAACAATAATATTCAACATAATAAAAAAAACTTATCTCTATTAAAAAGAATGATTTTACAGTTTTACCTCAATATACCTAACATACCTCATAAAGATACTCCAATAGGAAAAAACAATACAAATAATCACGAAATATCCAAATGGGGGGATAAATATAAAAAAACCAATATACTATTTAAAAACCACATTCAACTTGGAAATAATGTTTTCGGATTCGATTCTAATCCAAATTTAAATATATCTGGTTCTCAGTTTATTATCATGAAAAATAAAATTGCTTTGCTTCATAGAGCACTTGGTCAATTTATGTTGGATTTACATACAATAAAACATGGATATTCAGAAACATATATTCCTTATATAGTAAATTCAGACTGCTTATATGGAACAGGACAATTACCAAAATTCAAAGAAGAACTTTTTCATATTTATTCTAAAAATAAAAAAAATTTAGAGTATTCTTTAATACCAACTTCAGAAGTACCACTAATAAACTTATTTAAAAACAAATTAATTAATAAAAATGATCTACCTATCCTACTAACAGCTTATTCTCCTTGTTTTCGATCAGAAAATTATTCCTATGGACAAAATACAAAAGGATTAATTCGAACCCATCAATTCGAAAAAGTAGAAATTATACAAATTGTTCACCCAAAAAAATCGTCTTTAGCTTTAGAAAACATAACTCATCATGCGGAAAAAGTATTAAAACTATTAAAATTACCATATAGAAAAGTTCTCTTATGCTCACAAGATTTAGGATTTTCTGCTTCTAAAACTTATGATTTAGAAGTTTGGTTCCCATCTATGGATAAATATATAGAAGTATCTTCTTGTTCTAATATGTTAGATTTTCAATCAAGAAGAATTAATCTAAAATATTCTAGAAAAAAAAATCATAAAAATAAATTTTTACATACACTAAACGCATCTGGATTAGCTGTTGGAAGAACACTAGCTGCCATTATAGAAAATTATCAACATGCTGATGGTAAAATAGAAATTCCTACTATTTTACAAAAAAAATATATGAATGGATTAAAATTTATACAATAA
- the serC gene encoding 3-phosphoserine/phosphohydroxythreonine transaminase: MNSEIYNFSAGPAMIPKKVLNIISKNIKNWNNLGVSIIEISHRFKDFIDMFETAKKNLKKIMNIPENYKILFCSGGARAQFYAVPMNLLNTTHTANYINSGYWSKSAFIESQRLCSSKLINVRRIKDGKHSILPMQDWKINNKTSYIHYCQNETIEGISIYERPNFNKSIAVIADFSSSILSRKINIKDYGIIYASAQKNIGPSGVTIVIIREDLIKTCNKHCPSILNYQTILKNKSMFNTPVTFSLYVASLVFEWIKKMGGIKEIEKINEKKSNLLYKTIDDSSLYTNSIAKKNRSSMNVSFFLKDERLNELFLKKTHKNGLLFLKGHSSIGGMRASIYNAMTFNGVKKLSQYMKYFEKKYG; encoded by the coding sequence ATGAATAGTGAAATTTATAATTTTAGTGCTGGACCAGCTATGATTCCAAAAAAAGTCTTAAATATTATTTCTAAAAATATTAAAAACTGGAATAATTTAGGAGTTTCTATTATTGAAATAAGTCATCGTTTTAAAGATTTTATTGATATGTTTGAAACAGCAAAAAAAAATCTAAAAAAAATAATGAATATACCTGAAAACTATAAAATATTGTTTTGTTCTGGAGGAGCTAGAGCTCAATTTTACGCTGTTCCTATGAATTTATTAAATACAACTCACACAGCAAACTATATTAACAGTGGTTACTGGTCTAAAAGCGCATTTATAGAATCTCAACGTTTATGCTCTTCTAAATTAATAAATGTGCGTAGAATAAAAGATGGAAAACATTCCATTTTACCGATGCAAGACTGGAAAATAAATAATAAAACATCCTATATTCATTATTGTCAAAACGAAACAATAGAAGGTATTTCTATATATGAAAGACCAAATTTTAATAAATCAATTGCAGTAATAGCTGACTTTTCTTCAAGTATATTATCTAGAAAAATAAATATTAAAGATTACGGAATAATATATGCTAGTGCTCAAAAAAATATAGGACCGTCTGGTGTAACAATAGTTATCATTCGTGAAGATTTAATCAAAACATGTAATAAACATTGTCCATCTATTTTAAATTATCAAACTATTTTAAAAAATAAATCTATGTTTAATACTCCAGTTACTTTTTCTTTATACGTAGCAAGTTTAGTATTTGAATGGATAAAAAAAATGGGAGGAATTAAAGAAATTGAAAAAATAAACGAAAAAAAATCAAATCTATTATACAAAACAATAGATGATAGTTCACTATATACTAATTCAATTGCAAAAAAGAATAGATCATCTATGAATGTTTCATTTTTCTTAAAAGATGAAAGATTAAATGAACTGTTTTTAAAAAAAACACATAAAAATGGTCTTTTATTTTTAAAAGGGCATTCTTCAATAGGTGGTATGCGAGCTTCTATTTATAATGCTATGACTTTTAATGGAGTAAAAAAGCTATCTCAATATATGAAATATTTTGAAAAAAAATATGGATAA
- the trxB gene encoding thioredoxin-disulfide reductase produces METKNTSLLILGSGPAGYTAAIYSSRANLFPILITGNMVGGQLTTTYSIENWPGDISALSGIDLMDRMHNHAKKFKVDIINDEILEVDFLTKPFYLIGRTFCYKTDALIIATGASPRYLGISSENKFKGKGVSTCAICDGFFYINKDVVVIGGGNTAVEEALFLSKIARKVFIVHRNKIFSAERVLIHQLEEKVKKEKIILFTNFIVDEILGEKEGVTGIRIKSNINNNKFITISISAVFIAIGHIPNTKIFKDQLKMKNEYISVKFGIHSGFTKTSIEGIFAAGDVIDHVYRQAITSSATGCMAALDAEKYLNKKK; encoded by the coding sequence ATGGAAACTAAAAATACCTCACTTTTGATACTAGGATCCGGTCCAGCTGGTTACACTGCTGCAATTTATTCATCTAGAGCTAATTTATTTCCAATATTAATTACGGGAAATATGGTAGGAGGACAATTAACTACAACGTATAGTATTGAAAACTGGCCAGGAGATATTTCAGCTTTAAGTGGAATAGACTTAATGGATAGAATGCATAATCATGCAAAAAAATTTAAAGTTGATATAATAAATGATGAAATCCTAGAAGTGGATTTTTTAACAAAACCATTTTATCTAATAGGTCGTACATTTTGTTATAAAACTGATGCATTGATTATAGCAACTGGTGCTTCTCCTAGGTATTTGGGGATAAGTTCAGAAAATAAGTTTAAAGGAAAAGGAGTATCCACATGTGCTATTTGTGATGGATTTTTTTATATAAACAAAGATGTAGTAGTTATAGGTGGAGGTAATACTGCTGTAGAAGAAGCTCTGTTTTTATCAAAAATAGCTAGAAAAGTTTTTATAGTTCATAGAAATAAAATTTTTAGTGCAGAGAGAGTGTTGATCCATCAGTTAGAAGAAAAGGTGAAAAAAGAAAAAATAATATTGTTTACAAATTTTATAGTTGATGAAATTTTAGGAGAAAAAGAAGGAGTTACTGGAATTAGAATAAAATCTAATATAAATAATAATAAATTTATTACTATAAGTATTTCAGCAGTTTTTATAGCTATAGGACATATTCCTAATACAAAAATTTTTAAAGATCAGCTAAAGATGAAAAATGAATATATTTCTGTTAAATTTGGAATACATAGCGGATTTACTAAAACTAGTATTGAAGGAATTTTTGCAGCAGGGGATGTAATTGATCATGTATATAGACAAGCTATTACTTCTTCAGCTACTGGATGTATGGCGGCTTTAGATGCCGAAAAGTATTTAAATAAAAAAAAATGA